In a genomic window of Punica granatum isolate Tunisia-2019 chromosome 6, ASM765513v2, whole genome shotgun sequence:
- the LOC116210930 gene encoding lysine-specific demethylase JMJ30 isoform X2: protein MSVPAGDHLKTPTLDRESGALLQEIAAHGGYAYAAMSAQAAAGDMRAAEASREMAWEQLHSGPWHSVLPIWRDAYSMACIHVAKFHYRDGDFKEALRVLDMGLIMGGTLLKKDLESAVEKITVKAREARVSEGEHNGVGKRLVQEDIDMEEVLRILPLKSLFSKIVAKRSALSLEGFLREFFLSGSPVIISDCMSHWPARAKWNDLDYLKSVAGDRTVPVEVGRNYLCSDWKQELITFSQFLERMQSSDCPPTLLTYLAQHQLFDQISELRKDILVPDYCFAGGGGLRSVNAWFGPAGTVTPLHHDPHHNILAQVDLDNIDEKEFPKIVDSEFVDCILEAGEMLYIPPKWWHYVRSLTASLSVSFWWSNPEDSTDS from the exons ATGTCAGTTCCAGCCGGAGACCACCTAAAGACGCCCACTCTGGACAGGGAGTCCGGCGCCCTCCTCCAGGAAATCGCGGCGCACGGCGGGTATGCCTACGCTGCCATGTCGGCCCAGGCCGCGGCCGGCGACATGCGGGCGGCGGAGGCGTCGCGGGAGATGGCGTGGGAGCAGCTCCACTCCGGGCCCTGGCACTCGGTGCTGCCCATCTGGCGGGACGCCTACTCCATGGCGTGCATCCACGTGGCGAAGTTCCACTACCGGGACGGAGACTTCAAGGAGGCGCTGAGGGTTCTTGACATGGGGCTTATCATGGGAGGGACGCTGTTGAAGAAGGATTTGGAGTCCGCCGTGGAGAAAATCACCGTGAAAGCGAGGGAGGCTAGGGTTTCAGAAGGCGAGCACAATGGTGTCGGTAAGAGGCTGGTTCAGGAGGACATAGATATGGAGGAG GTGCTTCGGATTTTGCCTTTAAAATCTCTTTTTTCAAAGATTGTGGCGAAGAGGTCCGCCTTATCTTTGGAGGGATTCCTTCGTGAATTTTTCCTGTCAGGTTCCCCGGTCATAATCAGTGACTGCATGTCTCACTGGCCAGCTAGAGCGAAGTGGAATGACCTGGATTACCTGAAGAGTGTTGCTGGTGATCGCACAGTTCCAGTTGAG GTTGGAAGGAATTATCTGTGTAGTGATTGGAAGCAAGAGCTTATCACCTTTTCCCAGTTTCTTGAGCGAATGCAATCTAGTGATTGCCCTCCTACCCTCCTCACATATCTTGCACAGCATCAATTGTTCGATCAG ATAAGTGAGCTTCGGAAGGATATCCTTGTTCCCGACTATTGCTTTGCTGGAGGTGGAGGGCTAAGGTCTGTAAACGCTTGGTTTGGTCCAGCTGGCACCGTGACACCACTGCACCATGACCCGCACCACAACATTCTTGCACAG GTTGATTTGGACAACATAGACGAGAAGGAGTTCCCCAAGATTGTGGACTCGGAATTTGTGGACTGTATTCTTGAGGCAGGCGAGATGCTTTACATCCCACCAAAATGGTGGCACTACGTGCGTTCTCTAACAGCAAGCCTCTCAGTCAGCTTCTGGTGGAGCAACCCCGAGGATTCAACGGACTCATGA
- the LOC116210930 gene encoding lysine-specific demethylase JMJ30 isoform X1: protein MSVPAGDHLKTPTLDRESGALLQEIAAHGGYAYAAMSAQAAAGDMRAAEASREMAWEQLHSGPWHSVLPIWRDAYSMACIHVAKFHYRDGDFKEALRVLDMGLIMGGTLLKKDLESAVEKITVKAREARVSEGEHNGVGKRLVQEDIDMEEVLRILPLKSLFSKIVAKRSALSLEGFLREFFLSGSPVIISDCMSHWPARAKWNDLDYLKSVAGDRTVPVEVGRNYLCSDWKQELITFSQFLERMQSSDCPPTLLTYLAQHQLFDQISELRKDILVPDYCFAGGGGLRSVNAWFGPAGTVTPLHHDPHHNILAQVVGKKYVRLYSSSLSEELYPHSETMLCNSSQVDLDNIDEKEFPKIVDSEFVDCILEAGEMLYIPPKWWHYVRSLTASLSVSFWWSNPEDSTDS, encoded by the exons ATGTCAGTTCCAGCCGGAGACCACCTAAAGACGCCCACTCTGGACAGGGAGTCCGGCGCCCTCCTCCAGGAAATCGCGGCGCACGGCGGGTATGCCTACGCTGCCATGTCGGCCCAGGCCGCGGCCGGCGACATGCGGGCGGCGGAGGCGTCGCGGGAGATGGCGTGGGAGCAGCTCCACTCCGGGCCCTGGCACTCGGTGCTGCCCATCTGGCGGGACGCCTACTCCATGGCGTGCATCCACGTGGCGAAGTTCCACTACCGGGACGGAGACTTCAAGGAGGCGCTGAGGGTTCTTGACATGGGGCTTATCATGGGAGGGACGCTGTTGAAGAAGGATTTGGAGTCCGCCGTGGAGAAAATCACCGTGAAAGCGAGGGAGGCTAGGGTTTCAGAAGGCGAGCACAATGGTGTCGGTAAGAGGCTGGTTCAGGAGGACATAGATATGGAGGAG GTGCTTCGGATTTTGCCTTTAAAATCTCTTTTTTCAAAGATTGTGGCGAAGAGGTCCGCCTTATCTTTGGAGGGATTCCTTCGTGAATTTTTCCTGTCAGGTTCCCCGGTCATAATCAGTGACTGCATGTCTCACTGGCCAGCTAGAGCGAAGTGGAATGACCTGGATTACCTGAAGAGTGTTGCTGGTGATCGCACAGTTCCAGTTGAG GTTGGAAGGAATTATCTGTGTAGTGATTGGAAGCAAGAGCTTATCACCTTTTCCCAGTTTCTTGAGCGAATGCAATCTAGTGATTGCCCTCCTACCCTCCTCACATATCTTGCACAGCATCAATTGTTCGATCAG ATAAGTGAGCTTCGGAAGGATATCCTTGTTCCCGACTATTGCTTTGCTGGAGGTGGAGGGCTAAGGTCTGTAAACGCTTGGTTTGGTCCAGCTGGCACCGTGACACCACTGCACCATGACCCGCACCACAACATTCTTGCACAG GTTGTCGGCAAAAAGTATGTGCGGCTTTACTCTTCTTCTTTGTCGGAGGAACTCTACCCGCACAGTGAAACAATGCTTTGCAATTCCAGTCAG GTTGATTTGGACAACATAGACGAGAAGGAGTTCCCCAAGATTGTGGACTCGGAATTTGTGGACTGTATTCTTGAGGCAGGCGAGATGCTTTACATCCCACCAAAATGGTGGCACTACGTGCGTTCTCTAACAGCAAGCCTCTCAGTCAGCTTCTGGTGGAGCAACCCCGAGGATTCAACGGACTCATGA